GTCACGGGGGGCCAATTCGGTGACTTCAACAATCCGCGACATGGTGATTGGCTCCTTGGGGGCGGGCCTGATCCTCAAGCGACACGTTTGCGTTCAGTTTACTCGTTGTGCCACGTGTCTCCAACAGATCGGCACTTTGGCCCAGCCAGAATTGGGCGATGGCCGCGGGGTAGTTCAAGCACATGGCGGTTAAGTCGAAGTTTGACAGGTGGGTGGCAAAGTCGCGCGTGTTGGGCGGCGAGAGCCAGCGCTGCGGCCATTCCGCCGCAAAGTTTTTGAGAAACTCGGCAACTAAGACCTGGTCGATTTGGAAATCCTGGGCGCCAAGTTCCGCCAGGACGCCTTCTAAGGTATGCAATGATTTTCGCAGCAGCATAAGATCGGCGGGTAAGCGTAATTTGGCGGAGTAGGCCGCGTCGTCGAGCAATCCGATTAACCAGGAAAACCCGGGAAATTGACCTTGCCGGAGACTTCGGAGCCGAGCCTGCACCACCTTGGCCAGGGCCGGTTGATCGGGCGGTTTTCGCACAGCCAAACCATTTAGAATGGAGACCATTTGCTGAAAGTTGAGCGTTACCGCGGCTTGCAGTAGTTGAACCATTGCCGTTTGTTCGCCTTCACTTAGCCGGCCTACGAGGCTCCAATCTAAAATTGCGAGCCGATTTTCATCGGTCAGAAATAAATTGCCCGCATGCGGATCGCAGTGAAACATGGCCCGCTTGTCGCGGGAAAAAAAGGGTTTGGCAAGCAGGGCGCGAATCACTAATTCTGCAAGCCGGCGGCAGTCGAGCCGGTCGACCAATTGATGGTCGGTGACCTTTGAGCCGGTGACCCGCTCCATCGCCGTGACTCGTGATGTGCAATAGGGCATGAGGGCGGGAATGTGGATGTTTGGCTCGTCGGCATAGAAGAGGGCGGCTTGCGCCAAATGGCGTTGTTCTTCGTTGAGCAGCACTTCGCTTTGCAATTTTTCGCGAATTTGGGCAAACAACTCTTCGTAATCGAGATGGGGAATGCCCAGCGCCAGGCAGCGCTGGTCGAGATAGGAACCGACCTTGGTTAAAAGTTCCAGTTCCAATTCGAGGCGTTCTTCGATGCCTGGCTTGAGCATTTTGAAAACGCCATTTGACGGGCTGGCGCAACCCGCGCGGCGGTTTCCGACGCAGGCAGCATCAACGAAGGGAATAACGATCGCTACACTGGCTTCGGCAATGGCTGGAAATACGAGCCGCACGCCACGCTGCTCCAGTGGGCCAAGCTCGCGAGTGAGGGTTACTCGGATGGTGTCTTCGGTGGCCGTGGGCGGGAACGATTCCAGTTGCCGCAAATGTTGGCGAAATTCCGGGGCCAGACGCTGGTCGCGGGCCAAAACCTGGCCGAGCTTGTGCAACACCGGGCAACTGCGAGCCAGGAGGGCCAAACGTTGCGAAATGGTGGCCGTCAGCGGCAGGGATGCTTGCCGTGCCAGGATTTCCTGCTGGTGAGCGACGGGCAGCCCTTCCAAAAAAACAATTAGTCCTTCCCGAATGGGTTGCAGGAAGCGTGCATACCCTTCGGAAAGGACCGCCGCTATTGCATCTTCGTCGAGGAGGGAGTTCCAATTGAACATGATTAGAGCGATCGTTTAGCCAACCACTGATCCATGTGCGGCCAGGTTGTTTTTTCGGCGCCGCTGCCGGCCATGATGCCGATGTGCCCGCCGCGGACACGAAAGACTTCTTTATCTTGGCTGCCGAGCAAATCCATGATTCCTTCCGATTGGCAGGGGGGCGTGATGTGATCGGACTCGGCAATCACGTTCAGCACGCCGGCTTTCAAATTTTTCAAATTGACACGCTCACCCCGCAATACCAACGTTCCTTCCTTCAGGCGGTTATGCTTGTAAAAATCGTCGATCAATTGTCGGTAGGCCGCGCCGGCCATGTCGATATTATCGCGGACCCAGGTATTCATGGCGTGCCAGGATTCGACGACTTTGGGATCGTCGATGCGGTCCCAGAGATTGATGTAATTGCCGACGAAGTTTTCGACGGGCTTGAGCGATTTTGCGCCGTAATCGATCATTTCGCCCGGCACATTGCCAAAAGCGTTGACAATGCGGTCGGGATTGAAATCCTGGCTGTTGGTCCAGCGAATAAAGCCGGAGGACGTTTTGTCGGAGAAATCCAAAGGCGCCGTGAGCAGGATTAAATCTTTGAGCCCATCGTTGGGGCGCAGGGCAGCATACAGCGTGCTGATGAGGGCGCCCAGGCACCAACCGAGCATGTTGAACTGCTGCTGGCCGGAGACGCTTTTTAATTTGCGG
This is a stretch of genomic DNA from Pirellulales bacterium. It encodes these proteins:
- a CDS encoding alpha/beta fold hydrolase, which gives rise to MTATQAPENTQAPETQTPNYTQVYEQLSKVAEKMATFNRLVTTDAKIAQTPKTLIWTLNKAKLYRYVPALPEEQRHKIPLLLVFAIMNRPHVLDLRPGHSFVEYMRDRGYDIFLLDWGAPGPEDKNHTFDDYVLEYLPRVVRKLKSVSGQQQFNMLGWCLGALISTLYAALRPNDGLKDLILLTAPLDFSDKTSSGFIRWTNSQDFNPDRIVNAFGNVPGEMIDYGAKSLKPVENFVGNYINLWDRIDDPKVVESWHAMNTWVRDNIDMAGAAYRQLIDDFYKHNRLKEGTLVLRGERVNLKNLKAGVLNVIAESDHITPPCQSEGIMDLLGSQDKEVFRVRGGHIGIMAGSGAEKTTWPHMDQWLAKRSL
- a CDS encoding AarF/UbiB family protein, whose translation is MFNWNSLLDEDAIAAVLSEGYARFLQPIREGLIVFLEGLPVAHQQEILARQASLPLTATISQRLALLARSCPVLHKLGQVLARDQRLAPEFRQHLRQLESFPPTATEDTIRVTLTRELGPLEQRGVRLVFPAIAEASVAIVIPFVDAACVGNRRAGCASPSNGVFKMLKPGIEERLELELELLTKVGSYLDQRCLALGIPHLDYEELFAQIREKLQSEVLLNEEQRHLAQAALFYADEPNIHIPALMPYCTSRVTAMERVTGSKVTDHQLVDRLDCRRLAELVIRALLAKPFFSRDKRAMFHCDPHAGNLFLTDENRLAILDWSLVGRLSEGEQTAMVQLLQAAVTLNFQQMVSILNGLAVRKPPDQPALAKVVQARLRSLRQGQFPGFSWLIGLLDDAAYSAKLRLPADLMLLRKSLHTLEGVLAELGAQDFQIDQVLVAEFLKNFAAEWPQRWLSPPNTRDFATHLSNFDLTAMCLNYPAAIAQFWLGQSADLLETRGTTSKLNANVSLEDQARPQGANHHVADC